One stretch of Oncorhynchus gorbuscha isolate QuinsamMale2020 ecotype Even-year linkage group LG21, OgorEven_v1.0, whole genome shotgun sequence DNA includes these proteins:
- the LOC124008827 gene encoding hepatoma-derived growth factor-related protein 2-like: MGNEEEAGVAVKGTEEEEAGVAVKGTEEEEAGVAVKGTEEEEAGEEAGVAVKGTEEEEAGVAVKGTEEEEAGVAVKGNEEEEAGVAVKGNEEEEAGVAVKGNEEEEAGVAVKGNEEEEAGVAVKGNEEEEAGVAVKGNEEEEAGVAVKGNEEEEAGVAVKGNEEEEAGVAVKGNEEEEAGIAVKGHEVKETDTVTEISPGQDEERRRRLAARRESVLKSLQGLLTRRKGLRRHSLKPTRTPKNGAEEKKSRKTGGQKRDRKTASKTAGGKTAGGKTAGGKTAGGKTADRKTAGRKTAGGKTAGRKTAGRKTAGRKTAGRKTAGRKKTDEKVESMKTEVKKLEGKKTECKKPEQKMEKKVESKKSAEATKSDSTRAEATKSDSTRAEATKSDSTRAEAKKSDSTRAEAKKSDSTRAEAKKSDSTRAEATKSDSTRAEAKKSDSTRTEAKKSDSTRAEAKKSDSTRAEAKKSDSTRAEAKKSDSTRAEAKKSDSTRAEAKKSDSTRAEAKKSDSTRAEAKKSDSTRAEAKKSDSTRAEAKKSDSTRAEAKKSDSTRAEAKKSDSTRAEATKSDSTRAEATKSDSTRAEATKSDSTRAEATKSVSTRAEATKSDSTRAEAKKSEVQKVETEKVERRQEEEPKSPQRGVPGDGQKTDSVSKLHATKESFSLTDSTLHRIHGDIRISLKTDNPDISKCLTALDQLSMVYVTSQHVQRHSELITTLRKMRRFRSNQDVMDKASMLYNRFKNAFLLVNDKDNVISPEFLRSLLEEKEREEEERVERWREKQKRRGEVLQEVRRRMSQLEERRGGEKGVVTEKEEEVPGEVPGEVPEVGSSELQ, encoded by the exons ATGGGGAACGAAGAGGAGGCTGGGGTAGCAGTGAAGGGGACCGAAGAGGAGGAGGCTGGGGTAGCAGTGAAGGGGACCGAAGAGGAGGAGGCTGGGGTAGCAGTGAAGGGGACCGAAGAGGAGGAGGCTGGG gaggaggctggGGTAGCAGTGAAGGGGACCGAAGAGGAGGAGGCTGGGGTAGCAGTGAAGGGGACCGAAGAGGAGGAGGCTGGGGTAGCAGTGAAGGGGAACGAAGAGGAGGAGGCTGGGGTAGCAGTGAAGGGGAACGAAGAGGAGGAGGCTGGGGTAGCAGTGAAGGGGAACGAAGAGGAGGAGGCTGGGGTAGCAGTGAAGGGGAACGAAGAGGAGGAGGCTGGGGTAGCAGTGAAGGGGAACGAAGAGGAGGAGGCTGGGGTAGCAGTGAAGGGGAACGAAGAGGAGGAGGCTGGGGTAGCAGTGAAGGGGAACGAAGAGGAGGAGGCTGGGGTAGCAGTGAAGGGGAACGAAGAGGAGGAGGCTGGGGTAGCAGTGAAGGGGAACGAAGAGGAGGAGGCTGGGATAGCAGTGAAAGGGCACGAAGTGAAGGAGACCGATACTGTCACAGAGATCAGTCCTGGTCAGGATGAAGAG CGTCGGCGGCGTCTGGCGGCCAGGAGAGAGAGTGTCCTGAAGTCTCTACAAGGACTTCTCACTAGAAGGAAGGGCCTGAGAAGACACAGCCTTAAACCTACACGGACACC GAAAAATGGAGCTGAAGAGAAGAAGAGTAGAAAGACAGGCGGGCAGAAAAGGGACAGAAAAACAGCGAGCAAGACCGCAGGCGGCAAGACAGCGGGCGGCAAGACAGCGGGCGGCAAGACAGCGGGCGGCAAGACAGCGGACAGGAAGACAGCGGGCAGGAAGACAGCGGGCGGCAAGACAGCGGGCAGGAAGACAGCGGGCAGGAAGACAGCGGGCAGGAAGACAGCGGGCAGGAAGACAGCGGGCAGGAAGAAAACAGATGAGAAGGTGGAAAGTATGAAAACGGAAGTAAAAAAATTGGAAGGCAAAAAAACTGAATGTAAGAAACCAGAACAAAAGATGGAGAAGAAAGTGGAGAGCAAGAAATCAGCGGAGGCTACGAAGTCCGACTCGACCCGGGCGGAGGCTACGAAGTCCGACTCGACCCGGGCGGAGGCTACGAAGTCCGACTCGACCCGGGCGGAGGCTAAGAAGTCCGACTCGACCCGGGCGGAGGCTAAGAAGTCCGACTCGACCCGGGCGGAGGCTAAGAAGTCCGACTCGACCCGGGCGGAGGCTACGAAGTCCGACTCGACCCGGGCGGAGGCTAAGAAGTCCGACTCGACCCGGACGGAGGCTAAGAAGTCCGACTCGACCCGGGCGGAGGCTAAGAAGTCCGACTCGACCCGGGCGGAGGCTAAGAAGTCCGACTCGACCCGGGCGGAGGCTAAGAAGTCCGACTCGACCCGGGCGGAGGCTAAGAAGTCCGACTCGACCCGGGCGGAGGCTAAGAAGTCCGACTCGACCCGGGCGGAGGCTAAGAAGTCCGACTCGACCCGGGCGGAGGCTAAGAAGTCCGACTCGACCCGGGCGGAGGCTAAGAAGTCCGACTCGACCCGGGCGGAGGCTAAGAAGTCCGACTCGACCCGGGCGGAGGCTAAGAAGTCCGACTCGACCCGGGCGGAGGCCAAGAAGTCCGACTCGACCCGGGCGGAGGCCACGAAGTCCGACTCGACCCGGGCGGAGGCCACGAAGTCCGACTCGACCCGGGCGGAGGCCACGAAGTCCGACTCGACCCGGGCGGAGGCCACGAAGTCCGTCTCGACCCGGGCGGAGGCCACGAAGTCCGACTCGACCCGGGCGGAGGCTAAGAAGTCCGAAGTCCAGAAAGTGGAGACAGAAAAGGTAGAGAGACGACAGGAGGAGGAGCCTAAATCACCTCA GAGAGGTGTACCAGGGGACGGCCAGAAAACAGACAGCGTGTCTAAGCTACATGCCACTAAAGAATCTTTCAGTCTAACGGACTCTACCCTGCACCGTATACACGGAGACATACGCATCTCTCTGAAGACGGACAACCCT gataTTAGTAAGTGTCTGACAGCGCTGGACCAACTCAGTATGGTCTATGTAACGTCACAACACGTCCAGAGACACAGTGAACTCATCACTACGCTCAGAAAG ATGCGTCGTTTCCGCAGTAACCAGGACGTGATGGACAAGGCATCGATGCTCTACAACCGCTTCAAGAACGCATTCCTATTGGTTAACGACAAGGATAACGTCATCAGCCCCGAGTTCCTCCGCTCGCtcctggaggagaaagagagggaggaggaggagagggtggagagatggagggagaaacagaagaggagaggagaggtgctgcAGGAGGTTCGCAGGAGAATGAGtcaactggaggagaggaggggaggagagaagggggtcgtgactgagaaggaagaggaggtgcCAGGGGAGGTGCCAGGGGAGGTGCCAGAGGTTGGGAGCTCCGAACTCCAATAG
- the LOC124008495 gene encoding vicilin-like seed storage protein At2g18540 isoform X2 yields the protein MWEIENTPRVCSKQKVGVTPAKKEQAEKKPDPSKTSAPVTAPIKAPKTQAKAIKTVAVTAPGNKALPGNRKTSADGRQRNDTPANTRAEKRKKIGMYSSRDEPVLGQKTAPASSAVIPPASKKTRLTEEKSLSTPKSEKTTERKKQEESRGRKRKKDDEGEKITEERKKQERRGRKRKKDDEGEKIKEVGVEEGKIEVSKMRKVESLETDKQVIHKEEVKKGNEERRLGY from the exons GTGGGTGTTACCCCAGCTAAAAAAGAGCAAGCAGAGAAAAAGCCAGACCCGTCCAAGACATCTGCACCGGTCACA GCCCCAATAAAGGCCCCTAAAACACAAGCGAAGGCTATCAAGACGGTGGCAGTGACGGCCCCGGGAAACAAGGCTTTACCGGGAAACAGAAAAACATCTGCCGACGGCCGACAGAGGAACGACACGCCGGCCAACACCAGAGCCGAGAAAAGGAAAAAG ATCGGAATGTATTCTTCCCGGGACGAGCCTGTCCTAGGGCAGAAGACAGCCCCGGCCAGTTCAGCTGTAATCCCACCAG CCAGCAAGAAGACGAGATTGACGGAGGAGAAAAGCTTGTCCACTCCAAAGAGCGAGAAgaccacagagagaaagaaacaggaggagagtagagggaggaagaggaaaaaggatgatgagggagagaagataacagaagagagaaagaaacaggagagaagagggaggaagaggaaaaaGGATGATGAGGGAGAGAAGATAAAGGAAGTTGGTGTTGAAGAGGGAAAGATTGAAGTCAGTAAGATGAGGAAGGTGGAAAGtttagaaacagacaaacaagtaATCCACAAGGAAGAGGTTAAGAAGGGGAACgaagagaggaggctggggtATTAG
- the LOC124008495 gene encoding vicilin-like seed storage protein At2g18540 isoform X1 produces MWEIENTPRVCSKQKVGVTPAKKEQAEKKPDPSKTSAPVTMSTSLKQAPIKAPKTQAKAIKTVAVTAPGNKALPGNRKTSADGRQRNDTPANTRAEKRKKIGMYSSRDEPVLGQKTAPASSAVIPPASKKTRLTEEKSLSTPKSEKTTERKKQEESRGRKRKKDDEGEKITEERKKQERRGRKRKKDDEGEKIKEVGVEEGKIEVSKMRKVESLETDKQVIHKEEVKKGNEERRLGY; encoded by the exons GTGGGTGTTACCCCAGCTAAAAAAGAGCAAGCAGAGAAAAAGCCAGACCCGTCCAAGACATCTGCACCGGTCACA ATGTCCACCTCCCTTAAACAGGCCCCAATAAAGGCCCCTAAAACACAAGCGAAGGCTATCAAGACGGTGGCAGTGACGGCCCCGGGAAACAAGGCTTTACCGGGAAACAGAAAAACATCTGCCGACGGCCGACAGAGGAACGACACGCCGGCCAACACCAGAGCCGAGAAAAGGAAAAAG ATCGGAATGTATTCTTCCCGGGACGAGCCTGTCCTAGGGCAGAAGACAGCCCCGGCCAGTTCAGCTGTAATCCCACCAG CCAGCAAGAAGACGAGATTGACGGAGGAGAAAAGCTTGTCCACTCCAAAGAGCGAGAAgaccacagagagaaagaaacaggaggagagtagagggaggaagaggaaaaaggatgatgagggagagaagataacagaagagagaaagaaacaggagagaagagggaggaagaggaaaaaGGATGATGAGGGAGAGAAGATAAAGGAAGTTGGTGTTGAAGAGGGAAAGATTGAAGTCAGTAAGATGAGGAAGGTGGAAAGtttagaaacagacaaacaagtaATCCACAAGGAAGAGGTTAAGAAGGGGAACgaagagaggaggctggggtATTAG